The following are encoded together in the Bos mutus isolate GX-2022 chromosome 3, NWIPB_WYAK_1.1, whole genome shotgun sequence genome:
- the S100A5 gene encoding protein S100-A5 isoform X1, with amino-acid sequence METPLEKALTTMVTTFHKYSGREGSKLTLSRKELKELIKKELCLGEKMRESSIDDLMKSLDKNSDQEIDFKEYSVFLTTLCMAYNDFFLEENQ; translated from the exons ATGGAGACccctctggagaaggcactgaCCACTATGGTCACCACTTTCCATAAATATTCTGGGAGAGAGGGCAGCAAACTGACTCTGAGCAGGAAGGAGCTGAAGGAACTGATCAAGAAGGAGCTGTGTCTTGGTGAG AAGATGAGGGAGAGCAGCATTGACGACCTGATGAAGAGCTTGGACAAGAACAGCGACCAGGAGATTGACTTCAAGGAGTACTCGGTGTTCCTGACCACGCTGTGCATGGCCTACAATGACTTCTTTCTGGAGGAGAACCAGTGA
- the S100A5 gene encoding protein S100-A5 isoform X2 has product METPLEKALTTMVTTFHKYSGREGSKLTLSRKELKELIKKELCLGEMRESSIDDLMKSLDKNSDQEIDFKEYSVFLTTLCMAYNDFFLEENQ; this is encoded by the exons ATGGAGACccctctggagaaggcactgaCCACTATGGTCACCACTTTCCATAAATATTCTGGGAGAGAGGGCAGCAAACTGACTCTGAGCAGGAAGGAGCTGAAGGAACTGATCAAGAAGGAGCTGTGTCTTGGTGAG ATGAGGGAGAGCAGCATTGACGACCTGATGAAGAGCTTGGACAAGAACAGCGACCAGGAGATTGACTTCAAGGAGTACTCGGTGTTCCTGACCACGCTGTGCATGGCCTACAATGACTTCTTTCTGGAGGAGAACCAGTGA
- the LOC102285408 gene encoding uncharacterized protein, which yields MAPLARVCVHFKGQEVPSGIPEGAPHTHPTEPRKAPGAGDVQSSAGVLRKEPAGWGLGRDVRGGGAFADRLPGRASIRRAGRPLSLPLGRSLLLSLQPADPRTTSALVPFSAGHASLGPRVCPPPPLPAPGFLLSPPSSEPSLQLWGPPLDQAISLLVAICHKYSGREGVKNTLSKKELKELVQKELTLGEKMQDAEIAELMDKLDQNKDQVVNFQEYVTFLGALAMIYNELLQD from the exons ATGGCTCCGCTCGCCCGGGTGTGCGTGCACTTTAAAGGGCAAGAGGTTCCGAGTGGAATTCcggaggggg CCCCTCACACCCACCCCACGGAGCCCCGAAAAGCCCCCGGGGCAGGGGACGTGCAAAGCTCGGCCGGGGTGCTGCGTAAAGAGCCggcagggtggggcctggggcgGGACGTGCGCGGCGGGGGCGCCTTCGCTGACCGGCTTCCCGGCCGCGCCAGTATAAGGCGGGCTGGCCGACCGCTCAGCCTTCCGCTCggtcgctcccttctcctttcgcTGCAACCGGCG GATCCTCGAACCACCTCTGCTCTGGTTCCCTTCTCTGCAGGGCACGCATCTCTTGGCCCTAGAgtctgccctccccctccccttccagcCCCCGGCTTTCTCCTTTCTCCACCAAG CTCTGAGCCCAGTCTTCAGCTATGGGGACCCCCCCTGGATCAGGCCATTAGCCTCCTGGTGGCCATCTGCCACAAGTACTCCGGCCGTGAGGGCGTCAAGAACACCCTGAGCAAGAAGGAACTGAAAGAGCTTGTCCAGAAGGAGCTCACCCTTGGGG AAAAGATGCAGGATGCGGAAATCGCAGAGCTAATGGACAAACTGGACCAGAACAAGGACCAGGTGGTGAACTTCCAAGAATATGTCACCTTCCTGGGGGCCTTGGCTATGATCTACAATGAACTTCTCCAGGACTGA
- the S100A4 gene encoding protein S100-A4 yields the protein MAYPLEKALDVMVSTFHKYSGKEGDKFKLNKSELKELLTRELPSFLGKRTDETAFQKLMSNLDCNKDNEVDFQEYCVFLSCIAMMCNEFFEGFPDKQPRKK from the exons ATGGCataccccctggagaaggccctCGATGTGATGGTGTCCACCTTCCACAAGTACTCGGGCAAGGAGGGTGACAAGTTCAAGCTCAACAAGTCTGAGCTAAAGGAGCTGCTGACCCGGGAGCTGCCCAGCTTCTTGGGG AAAAGGACGGATGAAACTGCGTTCCAGAAACTGATGAGCAACCTGGACTGCAACAAGGACAACGAGGTGGACTTCCAGGAGTACTGCGTCTTCCTGTCCTGCATCGCCATGATGTGCAATGAGTTCTTCGAAGGTTTCCCTGATAAGCAACCCCGGAAAAAGTGA